The DNA sequence TCTTGGACTGTACATTCTTGCCAGCGTCGCCGCTGCTCTGCGCGGCGGCTTGCTCATTGGCTTGCTTCTTAGCCTTGTGGTGTCCGATGGCACATCCGGCCGCCGCACCTGCAACGCCGTGCTTACCGGCGACATGACCGGCCACGCCGCCGACTGCCGCACCTTTCAGGCAGCCTTTTGCGCTGGCGGCGCCAGGCGCCATGGCAAACGAAATCATCATCGATACTGCGATCAGCTGGACTTTCATGCGAGCTCCTTTTCGCGGTCTGACGTTGGCCGCAATGCTGCGGCAATCCATAGGTTAAGACCTTGCCAAAGAAAAAAAGCTCCATGAATCATTTGCAAAAAGTTCGACCTAGCGCTCGGTCGATTTTCTGGAGGGGCTCAGTTTCGATTTGCGGATGGCCGACTTGCGCGCTTCGACCACGGCCTTGAGGGCAATCGCCAGCATTTCCATGCGCTGCGGCGCCGATACCACCTTCGAAGTTACGCCATAGGCACGCACTGCCTTCTCCAGATTGCGCAGCGCACGCAGTTCTTCATGAAATTGATCGTCAAGCATCGGTATTGGTCCAGGAAAGAATAAATCAGAAGAAACCTAGACCATGATCCCGGGCAATTTGTTCCTCTGAGGAAAGCCAATATTCCCATCCCGTTCCCCTATGAGTTCGTTTCAACCAGGAACTGAGTTAAGTCAACGGGTCTGCTGATTGGAATGCTTTAATAAAAACACAACAATCGCGCCGCGCGCTCAGAGGAGAGAAGATGCTGACAGCACTGATTTCATTACTTGGGGTAATCATTACTGGCACGATTGCCGCCAGTTTCATTTTTGCGGTCCTCAAGCTGGATCAGGCGAACGATATTTCCTGAGGCAGGGAAGCCTGCCTTGATTTTGATCAGAGGAAAAATTTCCTTTAAGATCAGCAAGATGGGTTGCATTTCCCTGCGTTATCCACAGTATTAACCACAGCAAATGTGGGCAAGTGCAGGGACAGAGGACTCCCGGGTCATGGGTCTACCATGCCTATGGGATGGGCCGGGGCAGGGTTCTTCGATATATTGAATCCCGTTTCCTCCTGTTCTTCGTGAATCGGACTAATCCGCACTGCGCAAGCAGTGCGGTTTTTTTTCGTCCACGTTTTCGCGCCGGTCGGCCGTCGAGCGGTAGCTCCGGGAGGATCAGTGCCGCTTATGCTTCAACCTCTGCCAGAAGGCGATGCGCCAATGCCTTGGCTTCTTCCAGCGCTTCTTCCGGGCTGTCCGATATCGCATCGACGGTATGCTCGGCATCGTCGCTGCCGGCCCCGCTTTCGCGGCTGATCATCACCACGCCCCGGTATTTGCCGTGCGCGAGTTCCTGGATGTCCGCTTGCGCCACCCAGTTCGCCTTGGTGTACTTCACTGCTGCCATAGCACCTCCTGCTGAATTTCTCGGTTAGGACTATGGAAACGGCGAGATGTTCGTCAAGTGCGGGCCAGAGTGTGCCTTGATTTTAATCAGCATGAAAAAATTCTTTTAAATCATGAAGATAAGCATCGTTATCCATGCTTATCCACAATCTTGACCACAGTAAATGTGGGCAAATCAGCGCGGCATTCACGCCTGGCCTGGCGCCGCGCTGACATCCGGCTGCGAGATTGGCTGGACAGGGTGGTGCGCGGCGGGCTGGGAGCGCACTTTCGCCACCGCCTTTTCAATCGTGCGCAACAGGGTTTCAGGATTGAAGGGTTTGACGATGTAGCCGCAGGCGCCGTGTTCGATGGCTTCCATCACGGTATCGCGGTCCTTGTTACCGGTCACCATCAACACTTCAATCTGCGGCACCTGGGCCTTGATGCGCTTTAACACTTCCAGCCCGCTCAGGTCGGGCATCACGATATCGAGGCAAACGATTTTCGGCTGCAGCTTTTCGATCAGCGCCAGGCCGATCTGCCCTTTGCCCGCCTCGCCGACGACATGATATTTGTTCGCGTTGAGCAGATGCCGCATCATCGAGCGGCTGATGTCGTTGTCGTCGATGATGAGGAAGGTAACGTCGTTCAGGCTGGACATGGCGCCCTCTTATTAATATTGCTGTCGAGCAATTATCTACTCAAAAGTCTTCCTCGTCATCACTGAAGCGCTTGGCGATATCCCGGAACGTTTCCTCGATGTCCAGGAAGGCATCGAGCACGTCCGGGTCAAAATGCGTGCCGCGGCCTTCCTTCATGATGCCGAGCGCCTTCTCGTGGCTGAACGGGGGCTTGTAGATGCGCCGCGAGATGAGGGCATCGTACACGTCGGCCACCGCCATCAGGCGCGCGGCGAGCGGGATGGCGTCGCCCTTCAAGCCCTGCGGGTAGCCGCTGCCGTCCCATTTCTCCTGGTGCGAAAAGGTGATCTCGCGCGCAAAGCGCAGGAACTCGTTGCTGCCGCCGAGGTATTTTTCCAGCGACACGATCGCATCGCGCCCGTACACGGTGTGCAGCTTCATGAGCTCGAATTCATCGGCATCCAGCTTGCCGGGCTTGAGCAGGATGCGGTCCGGCACGCCGACCTTGCCGATGTCGTGCAGCGGCGCCGACTTGAACAGCAGGTCGATGTTTTCCGCC is a window from the Noviherbaspirillum sp. UKPF54 genome containing:
- a CDS encoding response regulator, with amino-acid sequence MSSLNDVTFLIIDDNDISRSMMRHLLNANKYHVVGEAGKGQIGLALIEKLQPKIVCLDIVMPDLSGLEVLKRIKAQVPQIEVLMVTGNKDRDTVMEAIEHGACGYIVKPFNPETLLRTIEKAVAKVRSQPAAHHPVQPISQPDVSAAPGQA